One window of Phycisphaeraceae bacterium genomic DNA carries:
- a CDS encoding polyprenyl synthetase family protein produces MLELSPELEGVQTAVASALGRVERRFAEQLRSDLPVVNELCGHVERYRGKMLRPVLVLLAGLAAHPEGSSSEPGEILGDEHITMAAVCEMVHMATLVHDDVLDEADVRRRGRTLNTLRGNEAAVMLGDYLIASAYHLCSQMRSQDHALAIAGVSRVLCAGELLQIDHREDWSLDEATYFEILERKTASLIAVACERGALISGADARVAGALGAYGRRLGVAFQIQDDLLDLTGEEGSVGKSVGKDIEKGKLTLPLILHLAGAEASERAACIRLIEGASSAGGGKERAILADRLLASGALARAHHIALDRVADARASLDAIAPSPARSVLERMADAAVRRTL; encoded by the coding sequence GTGCTCGAACTCTCACCGGAACTGGAAGGCGTGCAGACGGCCGTCGCTTCGGCGCTCGGGCGTGTCGAACGCCGGTTCGCGGAGCAGTTGCGTTCTGATCTGCCGGTGGTGAACGAGTTGTGCGGGCACGTCGAGCGGTATCGGGGGAAGATGCTGCGGCCCGTGCTGGTCCTGCTTGCTGGGTTGGCGGCGCATCCCGAGGGATCGTCGAGCGAGCCGGGGGAGATCCTGGGGGATGAGCACATCACGATGGCGGCGGTGTGCGAGATGGTGCACATGGCCACGCTGGTTCACGATGATGTGCTGGATGAGGCGGACGTGAGGCGTCGGGGGAGGACGCTGAACACGCTGAGGGGGAATGAGGCGGCGGTGATGCTGGGCGATTATCTGATCGCGTCGGCGTATCACCTCTGCTCGCAGATGCGGTCGCAGGACCACGCGCTGGCGATCGCGGGTGTGAGCCGGGTGCTGTGCGCGGGGGAGTTGCTGCAGATCGATCATCGCGAGGACTGGTCGCTGGATGAGGCGACGTACTTCGAGATTCTGGAGCGGAAGACGGCGTCGCTGATCGCGGTGGCGTGCGAGCGGGGGGCGTTGATATCGGGCGCGGATGCGAGAGTCGCGGGCGCGCTCGGGGCGTATGGCCGCCGGCTCGGCGTCGCGTTCCAGATACAGGACGACCTGCTCGACCTGACGGGTGAGGAGGGCTCGGTCGGGAAGTCGGTGGGGAAGGACATCGAGAAGGGGAAGCTGACGCTGCCGCTGATCCTGCATCTTGCGGGTGCGGAGGCGTCGGAGCGTGCGGCGTGCATCAGACTGATCGAGGGGGCATCGAGTGCGGGGGGCGGCAAGGAGCGGGCGATCCTCGCGGATCGGCTGCTCGCGTCGGGCGCGTTGGCGCGTGCGCACCATATCGCGCTCGATCGTGTCGCGGATGCGAGGGCGTCTCTGGATGCGATCGCGCCGTCGCCTGCGCGGAGCGTGCTGGAGCGGATGGCAGATGCCGCGGTGAGGCGGACGCTCTGA
- a CDS encoding phosphatase PAP2 family protein, with product MPIDRSRMLRDYNRGLAPPVRAAHRMLAPVSRIISPLWAWSGLPHTRAWARPLIITALATSCLLPFDGIIARASRDAAIGGDFRRVLGWFGEYGQGGMIILTAALVFLLDKHNARRLLDYALALMLAAAATLPLKMLTGRPRPRESMLETYTHLDFLGPFGAHPFSPEVGVRHAWEFWSDTNAALWSMPSSHVVYAVVMSVWLAALYPPLRTLAWILAALVAIARVLFGAHYPTDVIVGAALGYLIATPCITRLWGIRLLDWIWQMVVDPDAPPAAPRFEQHRSRPADSPHTPPAASPSR from the coding sequence ATGCCGATCGATCGATCACGCATGCTCCGCGACTATAACCGGGGTCTCGCGCCCCCGGTGCGTGCCGCACACCGCATGCTTGCGCCCGTCTCGCGAATCATCTCGCCCCTTTGGGCCTGGTCGGGACTTCCCCACACCCGCGCATGGGCTCGCCCCCTCATCATCACCGCCCTCGCCACATCCTGCCTCCTCCCCTTCGACGGCATCATCGCTCGCGCCTCCCGAGACGCCGCAATCGGAGGCGATTTCCGCAGAGTCCTCGGCTGGTTCGGCGAATACGGCCAGGGTGGCATGATCATCCTCACGGCCGCCCTCGTCTTCCTCCTCGACAAACACAACGCCAGGCGCCTCCTCGACTACGCGCTCGCACTCATGCTCGCCGCCGCCGCCACACTCCCCCTCAAGATGCTCACCGGACGCCCGCGCCCCCGCGAGAGCATGCTCGAAACCTACACCCACCTCGACTTCCTCGGACCCTTCGGAGCCCACCCATTCTCCCCGGAGGTCGGCGTCCGCCACGCATGGGAGTTCTGGTCCGACACCAACGCCGCACTCTGGTCCATGCCCTCCTCCCATGTCGTCTACGCCGTTGTCATGAGCGTCTGGCTCGCCGCTCTGTACCCACCACTTCGCACGCTCGCGTGGATCCTCGCCGCGCTCGTCGCCATCGCCCGCGTCCTCTTCGGAGCGCACTACCCCACCGACGTCATCGTCGGCGCGGCACTCGGCTACCTCATCGCCACACCCTGCATCACTCGACTCTGGGGCATCCGCCTCCTCGACTGGATCTGGCAGATGGTCGTCGATCCCGATGCCCCCCCGGCCGCCCCACGATTCGAACAACACCGATCCCGCCCGGCCGACTCCCCGCACACCCCCCCAGCCGCGAGTCCCAGCCGATAA
- a CDS encoding class I SAM-dependent methyltransferase — protein sequence MPGPKKPEPSRSRMSRAARADRHDLYQRAVQDVVSEIDFVEGEFKRIRRRRASVIREDFCGTANTSCEWVRRGPSHRAIGVDLDQPTLDWGIEHNLSKLRPAQRERVTLLNRNVLSPGREGSGVDAVLAMNFSYWIFKTRPLMRRYFESVRKSLATDGLFFMDFYGGPDSVKIMRERRPCRGFTYVWDQSRYDALTGDYTCHIHFAFPDGSRMRNAFTYEWRLWSLVEIRELLAEAGFGRSTVYLEGDDGKGGGDGKFVPASVGENCLAWLAYIVAEP from the coding sequence ATGCCAGGACCCAAGAAGCCCGAGCCGAGCCGTTCCAGGATGTCCCGTGCTGCCCGTGCGGATCGCCACGATCTGTACCAGAGGGCGGTGCAGGACGTTGTCTCCGAGATCGACTTTGTCGAGGGGGAGTTCAAGCGGATCCGCAGGCGTCGCGCCTCGGTGATCCGGGAGGATTTCTGCGGGACGGCGAACACCTCTTGCGAGTGGGTGCGTCGGGGGCCTTCGCACCGGGCGATCGGCGTCGATCTCGACCAGCCGACGCTCGACTGGGGCATCGAGCACAACCTGTCGAAGCTGCGCCCGGCGCAGCGTGAGCGGGTCACGCTGCTGAATCGCAACGTGCTGTCACCCGGGCGCGAGGGGAGCGGGGTCGATGCCGTGCTGGCGATGAACTTCTCGTACTGGATCTTCAAGACCCGACCGCTGATGCGCAGGTACTTTGAGAGCGTTCGCAAGTCGCTGGCGACCGACGGGCTCTTCTTCATGGATTTTTACGGTGGGCCCGACAGCGTGAAGATCATGCGGGAGCGGAGGCCGTGCCGCGGCTTCACTTATGTCTGGGACCAGTCTCGTTACGACGCCTTGACCGGGGACTACACGTGCCACATCCACTTTGCGTTCCCGGATGGGTCGCGGATGCGGAACGCGTTCACGTACGAGTGGCGTCTGTGGAGCTTGGTGGAGATCCGGGAGTTGCTTGCGGAGGCGGGGTTCGGGCGATCGACGGTCTATCTCGAAGGTGATGACGGGAAGGGGGGCGGTGACGGGAAGTTCGTGCCTGCATCGGTGGGCGAGAACTGCCTGGCTTGGCTGGCTTACATCGTGGCGGAGCCGTGA
- a CDS encoding transposase: protein MDNASWRVLAASVRKLDRSPRGGRFTFTDADIVLTFLWAVLHRRPTSWACRRDAWPLWRRGRLPSPSRMSRRLRTTSVQALLAAAEAENLVSASGALVLALDGKALRVASHSGDRTATFGAWGLRGYKLHAICDLAGSIVSWRLTPMHCHEAVMAKRMMRDMELNGYVLADSNYDSVKLYELCACKGGQLVVPRKDCRVGRGVRRSGTHPDRRRAIDMLEQSMTGFGRGLLSLRRVIERVFARLEMTHHVGLIPPHVRGIERVRRWIQAIIILDRHTQAMKR from the coding sequence ATGGACAACGCGAGTTGGAGGGTGTTGGCGGCGAGCGTGCGGAAGCTGGATCGGAGCCCGCGTGGCGGTCGCTTCACCTTCACCGATGCGGACATCGTGCTGACCTTTCTCTGGGCCGTCTTGCACCGACGACCCACCTCCTGGGCGTGCCGACGCGATGCATGGCCGTTGTGGCGGCGTGGTCGATTGCCCTCGCCAAGCAGGATGAGCCGGCGGCTGAGAACCACCAGCGTCCAGGCGTTACTTGCCGCGGCGGAGGCGGAGAATCTGGTCTCTGCATCGGGAGCGTTGGTGCTGGCTCTTGACGGCAAGGCCCTGCGCGTCGCCTCGCACTCCGGAGACCGGACCGCGACCTTCGGCGCATGGGGACTGCGCGGCTACAAGCTCCATGCGATCTGCGATCTCGCGGGCTCGATCGTCTCCTGGCGTCTCACGCCCATGCACTGCCATGAAGCAGTGATGGCCAAGCGGATGATGCGAGACATGGAGTTGAACGGGTATGTGCTGGCCGACTCGAACTACGACAGCGTGAAGCTCTATGAACTCTGCGCGTGCAAGGGCGGACAACTGGTGGTTCCGCGGAAGGACTGCCGCGTGGGTCGCGGCGTGCGGCGGTCCGGAACGCATCCGGACCGCCGTCGAGCCATCGACATGCTGGAGCAGAGCATGACGGGCTTCGGCAGGGGCCTGCTGTCACTCCGGCGCGTGATCGAGCGTGTGTTTGCACGCCTGGAAATGACCCACCATGTGGGGCTTATCCCGCCGCACGTGCGCGGCATCGAGCGGGTCCGTCGATGGATCCAAGCCATCATCATCCTTGATCGACACACACAGGCAATGAAGCGATGA
- a CDS encoding UDP-glucose/GDP-mannose dehydrogenase family protein translates to MRLTMVGTGYVGLVTGVCFSNTGNAVTCLDIDERKIEKLRRGECPIYEPGLTELMEKNIAAGRLRFTTEKVEAYRDADAIFICVGTPSDDNGHTDLRYIHAAADDIAAVLRTLPAGTPAKTIVVKSTVPVGTSLAVRDRIASGAPGVRFHIANNPEFLKEGAAINDFIKPDRVVCGVEDPEAGEFFRAIYDPFVRNGHPIYIMDILSSEMVKYASNNFLATKISFINEMAALCEAYGADIGRVREGMCADKRIGSAFLYPGLGYGGSCFPKDTLACIMMGDKSGVPTPLSKAVHEVNQRQRDRFFSKIERHFEQGGLKGKTIAFWGIAFKPQTDDIREAPALTLMRKALAAGAIVRAFDPVANANARADLGTGYGPALSIVDDMYDAATGADALVVSTDWDEFKSPDFQRLRSLMRSRAVFDGRNLYRPSVMAQAGFTYHSVGRKSVSGS, encoded by the coding sequence ATGCGTCTGACGATGGTCGGAACCGGTTATGTCGGGCTCGTCACGGGAGTCTGTTTCTCCAACACGGGAAACGCCGTCACATGCCTCGACATCGACGAGCGAAAGATCGAGAAACTCCGGCGCGGCGAGTGCCCCATCTATGAGCCGGGGCTCACCGAACTCATGGAGAAGAATATCGCCGCGGGCCGCCTCCGCTTCACCACAGAAAAGGTCGAGGCCTACCGAGATGCCGATGCCATCTTCATCTGTGTCGGCACACCCAGCGACGACAACGGCCACACGGACCTCCGCTACATCCATGCCGCGGCGGACGACATCGCCGCAGTCCTGAGAACGCTCCCTGCGGGCACCCCCGCAAAGACCATCGTCGTCAAGAGCACCGTGCCCGTCGGCACCTCGCTCGCGGTCCGCGACAGGATCGCCTCGGGCGCGCCCGGCGTGAGGTTCCACATCGCCAACAACCCCGAGTTCCTCAAGGAAGGCGCCGCGATCAACGACTTCATCAAGCCCGATCGCGTGGTGTGCGGCGTCGAAGACCCCGAGGCCGGTGAGTTCTTCCGCGCCATCTACGACCCCTTCGTTCGCAACGGCCACCCCATCTACATCATGGACATCCTCTCCTCGGAGATGGTCAAGTACGCCTCGAACAACTTCCTCGCCACGAAGATCTCGTTCATCAACGAGATGGCCGCGTTGTGCGAGGCGTACGGCGCGGACATCGGACGCGTGCGAGAGGGCATGTGCGCGGACAAGCGCATCGGCTCGGCCTTCCTGTATCCGGGGCTCGGGTACGGCGGCTCCTGCTTTCCAAAGGACACGCTCGCGTGCATCATGATGGGCGACAAGTCGGGCGTGCCCACCCCGCTCTCCAAGGCCGTTCACGAGGTCAACCAGCGTCAGCGCGACCGCTTCTTCTCGAAGATCGAACGCCACTTCGAGCAAGGGGGCCTGAAGGGGAAGACCATCGCGTTCTGGGGGATCGCCTTCAAGCCCCAGACCGACGACATCCGCGAGGCACCCGCGCTCACACTCATGCGCAAGGCCCTTGCGGCGGGCGCGATCGTTCGGGCCTTCGATCCGGTCGCGAACGCCAACGCCCGGGCCGATCTCGGCACTGGGTACGGTCCGGCCCTGTCGATCGTTGACGACATGTATGACGCCGCGACGGGGGCGGACGCCCTCGTGGTCTCCACGGACTGGGACGAGTTCAAAAGCCCGGATTTCCAGCGGCTTCGGTCGCTCATGCGGTCCCGGGCTGTCTTCGACGGACGTAACCTGTACCGGCCCTCTGTGATGGCGCAGGCCGGATTCACCTACCACTCCGTCGGACGCAAGAGCGTCAGTGGATCTTGA
- a CDS encoding MarC family protein, which translates to MPPSVLSNAVVLFFIIDPFGLIPVFVGILKGVAPERRTRILVRELLIALAILLLFFFAGRHILGTLHISEPALTLAGAIILFLIALPMIFPSIKLSFETEGSGEPLIVPLATPMLAGPSAIAMVILLGTGGTGSTAERLGSVGIAWLAAALTLVIGMRIAARIGKRTLIAIERLMGMLLVAISVEMFLGGLRAALATIP; encoded by the coding sequence ATGCCGCCGAGCGTGCTCTCGAATGCCGTCGTGCTCTTCTTCATCATCGACCCCTTCGGTCTGATCCCGGTCTTTGTCGGGATCCTCAAGGGCGTCGCGCCCGAGCGAAGGACACGCATCCTCGTCCGTGAGTTGCTGATCGCCCTTGCGATCCTGCTCCTCTTCTTCTTCGCGGGTCGGCACATCCTGGGCACCCTCCACATCTCAGAGCCCGCCCTCACGCTCGCCGGCGCAATCATCCTCTTCCTCATCGCCCTGCCGATGATCTTCCCCTCCATCAAACTCAGCTTCGAGACAGAGGGCTCGGGCGAGCCGCTCATCGTCCCCCTCGCAACCCCCATGCTCGCAGGACCATCGGCCATCGCGATGGTCATCCTCCTGGGAACGGGCGGCACCGGCTCAACCGCCGAACGCCTCGGCTCCGTCGGCATCGCCTGGCTCGCCGCAGCACTCACCCTCGTCATCGGCATGCGCATCGCCGCACGGATCGGCAAACGCACGCTCATCGCCATCGAGCGACTGATGGGCATGCTGCTCGTCGCCATCTCGGTCGAAATGTTCCTCGGCGGGCTCCGCGCCGCACTCGCAACCATCCCCTGA
- a CDS encoding transporter, with the protein MRPTSPTRSVSNSLRPPRCVLRPSPIVFLLCAALSALFAPAAPAQEALNMDSATQPSPGVIYLYERARYTRYGRSPHDNDTADHTDRTNQLRLETSIIAGLTRDLALFATIPVEKRTEHTASGDSDSDFGLADPEILFKYRIYKSDSGTLDTLRIALLAGAEIPSGDGNFTSGSVDPIVGIAATTIRGRHGLNAAARFKFNTGGDDEHNLGGDGPHDALWYNASYLYRLAPGAWTATSSAALYAVLELNGLYETSGDNEILLSPGLLYEARTWAGEIGARIPILEDVNDRPEMDWGMTIGVRFLF; encoded by the coding sequence ATGAGACCGACCTCGCCGACTCGGAGCGTCAGCAACTCTCTGCGCCCTCCTCGGTGCGTTCTGCGCCCCTCTCCGATCGTCTTCCTGCTCTGCGCCGCGCTCTCCGCACTCTTCGCACCGGCCGCGCCCGCCCAGGAAGCCCTCAACATGGACTCCGCGACACAACCCTCCCCGGGTGTGATCTATCTCTACGAACGCGCACGCTACACCCGCTACGGACGCTCGCCGCACGACAACGACACCGCGGATCACACGGACCGCACCAACCAACTCCGACTGGAAACCAGCATCATCGCGGGACTCACCAGAGACCTCGCCCTTTTCGCGACCATCCCCGTCGAGAAACGAACCGAACACACCGCCTCCGGTGACTCCGACTCCGACTTCGGCCTCGCCGATCCCGAGATCCTCTTCAAGTATCGCATCTACAAGTCCGACTCCGGAACGCTCGACACGCTCCGCATCGCCCTCCTCGCCGGCGCAGAGATCCCCAGCGGCGACGGCAACTTCACCTCCGGCTCCGTCGATCCCATCGTCGGAATCGCCGCAACCACAATCAGAGGCAGACACGGGCTCAACGCCGCCGCACGATTCAAGTTCAACACCGGTGGCGACGACGAGCACAACCTCGGCGGCGATGGCCCGCACGATGCCCTCTGGTACAACGCCTCCTACCTCTACCGCCTCGCCCCCGGCGCATGGACAGCAACCAGCAGCGCGGCTCTCTACGCCGTTCTCGAACTCAACGGCCTCTACGAGACCAGCGGCGACAACGAGATCCTCCTCTCCCCCGGCCTTCTCTACGAGGCACGCACCTGGGCGGGCGAGATCGGCGCCCGCATCCCCATCCTCGAAGATGTCAACGACCGCCCCGAGATGGACTGGGGCATGACCATCGGAGTCCGCTTCCTCTTCTGA
- a CDS encoding heavy-metal-associated domain-containing protein, which produces MHPSLALRLIIGTIVVSAIGSLLLGCATTQSTSTDTSNTTPATEREPGESVVHAASDRDREYLASKTPITADKVTLAVNGLSCPLCATNVDKQLASLRGVQDIRIDFEKGEIELQLKDPRPSPSSLARAIDQAGFTLVRISHH; this is translated from the coding sequence ATGCATCCCTCACTCGCTCTGCGTCTCATCATCGGAACCATCGTGGTCTCAGCCATCGGCTCACTCCTCCTCGGATGCGCGACCACGCAATCAACCTCGACCGACACCTCGAACACGACGCCCGCAACCGAACGCGAACCCGGCGAGAGCGTGGTCCACGCAGCTTCAGACAGGGACCGCGAGTACCTCGCGAGCAAGACGCCGATCACCGCCGACAAGGTGACGCTCGCCGTGAACGGGCTCTCCTGCCCCCTCTGCGCCACCAACGTGGACAAGCAACTCGCCTCACTCAGAGGCGTGCAGGACATCCGCATCGACTTCGAGAAGGGCGAGATCGAACTCCAACTCAAGGATCCGCGCCCCTCCCCATCCTCACTCGCACGCGCGATCGACCAGGCGGGCTTCACGCTCGTCAGGATCTCACACCACTGA
- a CDS encoding DUF1569 domain-containing protein has protein sequence MTSTRTDNPGTRTRVPCRELSLGSWDDLEREIAAVEAADRAGTLQTCGNWSAGRILGHIAAWIDYAFDGYPMNPPWFVRIIGRLMKRPMLKQPRMKPGFRIHGAPEGTYGVAEMSVPEGAARLRKAIARFKTEQPGPNPIFGPLTKDQWTRMHMNHASLHLGFLRV, from the coding sequence ATGACCTCAACACGCACCGACAATCCCGGCACGAGGACGCGGGTTCCGTGCCGCGAACTGTCGCTCGGCTCATGGGATGACCTCGAACGAGAGATCGCCGCTGTCGAAGCCGCCGATCGCGCCGGCACACTCCAGACCTGCGGCAACTGGTCCGCCGGCAGAATACTCGGTCACATCGCCGCATGGATCGACTACGCCTTCGACGGCTACCCCATGAACCCGCCGTGGTTCGTACGCATCATCGGCCGATTGATGAAGCGCCCCATGCTGAAACAACCCCGCATGAAGCCGGGCTTTCGCATCCACGGCGCGCCCGAAGGCACCTACGGAGTCGCCGAGATGTCCGTTCCGGAAGGTGCCGCACGTCTCCGCAAGGCCATCGCTCGCTTCAAGACCGAGCAGCCGGGACCCAATCCAATCTTCGGCCCGCTCACCAAAGACCAGTGGACGCGCATGCACATGAACCATGCCTCCTTGCATCTAGGATTTCTCAGAGTCTGA
- the xylA gene encoding xylose isomerase, translating to MPDRYVPTPKDKFTFGLWTVGNTGRDPFGLPTRPALSPAQIVDLLGEVGGVCAVNFHDNDLIPIDATEAEASQIKSDFTKALKRTKLRVAMATTNLFSDPAFRDGAFTSNDAEVRAYALQKTMRAMDLGAEFGAQVYVFWGGREGTETDGAKDPVEAEGRFRQAIDFLCAYSIDRGYGYKFALEAKPNEPRAHIFFPTTGHYLAFISTLKHGEMVGVNPEVAHEHMAGLNFSHAVAQALGAGKLFHIDLNDQEFGRFDQDFRFGSANPKAAFFLVKLLEEAKYQGFKHFDAHAYRTSDRADVIEFARGCMRTYLILKDKARKWSEDATIKALLKQINRAGKDLDALSAKYSRAHAETLLAMRFDRNALAERPLPYERLDQRTMEILMGL from the coding sequence ATGCCCGATCGATACGTGCCCACGCCCAAGGACAAGTTCACCTTCGGCCTCTGGACCGTCGGCAACACAGGCCGTGACCCCTTCGGGCTTCCCACGCGTCCGGCCCTCTCGCCGGCCCAGATCGTCGATCTGCTCGGCGAGGTGGGGGGGGTGTGCGCCGTCAACTTCCACGACAACGACCTCATCCCCATCGACGCGACCGAGGCCGAAGCGTCCCAGATCAAGTCCGACTTCACCAAGGCGCTCAAGCGGACGAAGCTCCGCGTTGCGATGGCGACAACCAACCTCTTCTCGGATCCCGCCTTCCGAGACGGCGCGTTCACCAGCAACGACGCCGAGGTCCGGGCATACGCCCTCCAGAAGACGATGCGGGCCATGGATCTCGGGGCCGAGTTCGGCGCGCAGGTCTATGTCTTCTGGGGCGGACGCGAGGGAACCGAGACCGACGGCGCGAAGGATCCTGTCGAGGCCGAGGGAAGGTTCAGGCAGGCGATCGACTTCCTCTGTGCCTACTCCATCGACCGCGGCTACGGCTACAAGTTCGCCCTCGAGGCCAAGCCCAACGAGCCGCGGGCCCACATCTTCTTCCCCACCACCGGCCACTACCTCGCGTTCATCTCCACGCTCAAGCACGGCGAGATGGTCGGGGTCAATCCCGAGGTCGCTCACGAGCACATGGCGGGGCTCAACTTCTCTCACGCGGTCGCGCAGGCGCTCGGTGCGGGCAAGCTCTTCCATATCGATCTCAACGATCAGGAGTTCGGGCGATTCGACCAGGACTTCCGCTTCGGCTCCGCCAACCCGAAGGCCGCGTTCTTCCTCGTGAAGCTGCTGGAGGAAGCGAAGTACCAGGGCTTCAAGCACTTCGACGCCCACGCGTACCGCACGTCGGACCGAGCGGATGTCATCGAGTTCGCACGGGGGTGCATGCGCACCTATCTCATCCTGAAGGACAAAGCCCGGAAGTGGAGCGAGGACGCGACGATCAAGGCCCTCCTCAAGCAGATCAACCGGGCCGGGAAGGATCTCGACGCCCTCTCCGCCAAGTACTCCCGAGCACACGCCGAAACGCTGCTCGCCATGCGGTTCGATCGCAACGCCCTCGCCGAACGCCCGCTCCCCTACGAGAGACTCGACCAGCGCACCATGGAGATCCTGATGGGTCTCTGA
- a CDS encoding GNAT family N-acetyltransferase, translating to MPRTYETFDPTRDTDAVCRMVALAFGGTQEGARDWLTNAGVENLRVVQDEGRTVASLLRIPMGAYFGGPSVPLLGIAGVAVAPEERGRGHAAFLMHNLVRSAFEEGWALAGLYASTHRLYRKFGFEHAGHRFQYTVPLVRIDAGGPPSAVSTLPGELRIVALQDSDDPDIRACYQNFARMYEGTLDRGPYIWARIRKHREDTYTGFGVRDAAGSLRGYLFMSQQRSNPLGRFSVALSDFVFTDEAAGRRLWELLHDFSMMGENLTFCGGPTHPALQLLRQQRHKVELKDDWLIRVLDFKRAVESRAYSPAINTELRLELNDETIPENSGRWLIRIADGRASAARDHSTAESSSTLRLSARAIATLFSGFNTAHQARLLGLADGDDAALSLADSVFARSTPWMSDMY from the coding sequence ATGCCCCGCACCTACGAGACATTCGATCCAACGCGGGACACCGATGCCGTCTGCCGCATGGTCGCCCTCGCCTTCGGCGGCACCCAGGAAGGCGCACGCGATTGGCTCACCAACGCAGGGGTCGAGAACCTCCGAGTCGTGCAGGACGAAGGCCGCACAGTCGCCTCCCTCCTCCGCATCCCGATGGGCGCTTACTTCGGAGGTCCCAGCGTGCCCCTCCTCGGCATCGCGGGCGTCGCTGTCGCTCCAGAGGAACGAGGCCGCGGGCACGCCGCGTTCCTCATGCACAACCTTGTCCGCTCGGCGTTCGAAGAGGGCTGGGCTCTGGCTGGCCTCTACGCCTCGACCCATCGCCTCTACCGCAAGTTCGGCTTCGAGCACGCCGGACACCGCTTCCAATACACCGTCCCTCTCGTTCGCATCGACGCCGGCGGGCCGCCCAGCGCCGTTTCCACACTCCCCGGAGAACTCCGCATCGTCGCCCTGCAGGACTCGGACGATCCCGACATCCGCGCGTGCTACCAGAACTTCGCACGCATGTACGAAGGAACCCTCGACCGCGGCCCATACATCTGGGCACGCATCCGCAAGCACCGCGAAGACACATACACCGGCTTCGGCGTCCGCGACGCCGCCGGCTCCCTCCGTGGCTACCTGTTCATGAGCCAGCAGCGATCGAACCCGCTCGGACGCTTCAGCGTCGCCCTCTCAGACTTTGTCTTCACCGACGAAGCCGCGGGTCGCCGACTCTGGGAACTCCTCCACGACTTCTCCATGATGGGCGAGAACCTCACATTCTGCGGCGGCCCCACCCACCCCGCCCTCCAACTCCTCCGCCAGCAACGCCATAAGGTCGAACTCAAAGACGACTGGCTCATCCGCGTCCTCGACTTCAAACGCGCCGTCGAGTCCCGCGCCTACTCGCCCGCGATCAACACCGAACTCCGCCTCGAACTCAACGACGAAACCATCCCGGAGAACTCGGGACGCTGGCTCATCCGCATCGCCGACGGACGCGCCTCCGCCGCGCGAGACCACTCCACCGCCGAATCAAGCAGCACGCTCCGCCTCTCCGCCCGCGCCATCGCAACCCTCTTCAGCGGCTTCAACACCGCTCACCAGGCCCGCCTCCTCGGCCTCGCCGACGGCGACGACGCCGCCCTCTCGCTCGCAGACAGCGTCTTCGCACGCTCAACACCCTGGATGAGCGACATGTACTGA
- a CDS encoding DUF2798 domain-containing protein → MPKRNRANIIFIVLMCLAMCSVMSLAMTLLNRGLDPGFFRAWLRSASIGFLVALPTALLIVPPLRRFSERLAG, encoded by the coding sequence ATGCCCAAGCGAAACCGCGCCAACATCATCTTCATCGTGCTCATGTGCCTCGCCATGTGCTCGGTCATGTCTCTGGCCATGACTCTGCTCAACCGGGGTCTCGATCCCGGGTTCTTCCGCGCCTGGCTCCGAAGCGCCTCCATCGGCTTCCTCGTCGCCCTCCCGACAGCCCTCCTCATCGTCCCCCCGCTCCGCAGGTTCTCCGAACGACTCGCCGGCTGA